In Drosophila ananassae strain 14024-0371.13 chromosome 3R, ASM1763931v2, whole genome shotgun sequence, the DNA window aattttatatatataaatttatatataaagaaaaaaaatgttcttgaAGAAGTGACTTCTATTTTGGTTTAACCaagttctaaaaataatacttCTCTCAGTATAATTTGTTTGTTAAAACCGCTAACTGATTTATTCTTTGCCTTTCACAAAATCTTACACAATCTAAGGATCTTGCATCACCTAACTTTTTCCAGCCAATTGGCTTACCATTCAATGCCACTGGCAACAAGCAGCAGCAAATATTtgtccaaaaaatatataaaaatcgCGTTGGATGCTTGTGATAATGGTTGGTGTTTTTAATCCTTTTCGGTTGCAATGGCTATTTGGCCAACTAATTTGCAGTCATTTCCTTGCCGACAATTGTCACAAATCAATAATCAAACAGCGAGACACACAATTCGCACAAAAATCGCCAGACAGCGGGGCTGGCCAGAAggcatttcatttcattcagTAAATTTCACTTTTAAACGACCAACGCGACCGATGAAGATAGCAGCTCTTCGAGCTTCTGCCACCTGAGCCGACAGACATTCGCACGGCTTCGTCTTGGCCAACTCGGATCTTGGCTCAAAGCACTTGGCTCGTCGTCGGATCTTATGGAGGAGCCAGGAAAAAACGAGAGTCTacaggtttttttttctttaggtTTTCGTTCGTTTCGATCGCTTAGCTCGCTTGGCTAGTGCATCCGTTTCAAAACGCGTCCGTTTGTTAACTGATTTCGCGTGGTCTTGGCCAAAACTCAAATTCGAAACTGTTAACACGGCAGCGACGTCAACGCCGCCGGCAGCAGAGGCGTCAACAGCGACAGCGACTGAGATTGCAGCCACAAACGAAGTCTGCACTTGTCTTTGCTCTGTCGACGTCgagtttgttttttatttatttatttttttttttatttttttaaccacAACGAATCAATAAACACATGCGTCGACGTTGCAGTCTCTGTCAACGCTGCAGTCGGCGTAGTCACCAAAGTTGTCGTCTTTTCGATTGGCTTTTGTTGTTGGCTTTAATCAGACTCACTTTTCTCCAACAACCAtttattggtttttaatttaaagaagTTTTGTGTATATTCAGAATGTTTGGAATTAATTTTcagatttataaaaaaaaaggtcttaaataaattaatggggtattttaataatatagtCCTAAGACTCCTAAGGCTTTTATTTTCAACTTTAGAATCCTTTTCACCTTGAGCATTTGAAtgcctttatttatttttggctttcGCTTTTAGTCTTCAGGTGTTGCATAAAAaccgaaaaataaatttctacTGTCGGTCAACAGATCGTAAAATATGTTAAAAGCTTTGGGCAGCAAAAACAATTGGCAATAGTCATGACATGACTGGCTGTCAATTGGAGTTGCTgtcttgctgttgctgttgctgttgctagtgttgctattgctgttgctgctgggcgTGTGCGTAGCTAAGGAGAAGATGAGAGTGAGCCGACAGACATGCATTTGAAACTTGTCAGCCAcccaagaaaaataaaaagcaccAGACACAACAAAAGTATTAACAACAGCATCAGCCTCAGATTATGCTGATGCCTTATGGCTATATTGtagttgttggtgttgctggtTTAGGCCATAAAGCCTCCCTTTGTAAAAGtgtactcttttttttttttttttaaatacacaAGGTGTCAATTAAGGCGCAattttgcgaaaaaaaaaccgcATAAAAAAACGTAAAGCAAAAGACTTTGGCAACGAACTTGACTTCGTCGCATGACTTTCACAACCTAGAATGGCaaacaaaatgcaaatatttacaattgtATTCAAGTACCTATGATTTCAGAATACTAAATgattactttctttttttgttttagtttgaAACAGAATTGAAGTAAGGATATGGCCTTTAAGTACCGATTTTATGTTCGAATCATAAAATACTTTAATGGCCCCCTCTAAATCTTCATTAATTTCCAATTCGATACTTTATGTTTTGTAATAAAGTCAGAGCAAGGACCAAATCATCGCAAATCATTTGAATGTCCCCCCCACACCacctgttatttttttttggcctccTCTCCCCGATTCTCTCAAGTCAGAAAATGAAGCGAATTTCCTGTCAGTCGGTCACCTGGACGGTGGCTCGTTAACTTGTTTCTGTTGCAAGGCCATCGAAGAGTGCATTTTCCAAGCACCCCCGCCAGTGGTGTGGGCCCCCCCTTAATTAGCGCATGTGTTGCATGCGGCCGTGTTGCATGTTGCCAGCAATTTTTGCCGCTAAAATTGTTTGTTGCTGTAGCTGTGTCCGATGTCCCGATCTGTGCGATCTGCGATGGCGAGGAGGAGGCCCACTCGGCCGTGTAAATTGTATCAATAAATTTATTGATTTCAACTGTTGCTGCTGActtgtttaatattttgcGACGATTTATGTTGCAGGCATGCAAATTTTACTATTTATTTGCTTTGTCGGTGTCGCCAGCCGAGGCGAAGAAGGATAGGATGGTGATGGGACTTTGCTGGATGATGAGGCCGCTCTAGGCTTTAATGAACATGTCGGCTCCGTCGTCGTGTCGTCGCTTTCGGGGAAAGAGTCATCAAAAGACACACGCATGGCAAATTTGTGTGCTCCGGCTGTCAGCGTTTTGGGGCGACTCCTTGGCCACCTTGCCTCCAATATCTGGATTTTAAATCATAGTGTGATTTAgtcatattttctttattactCTGAAGAAACAGACATCGAATATATAGACACCTAATAGTTATATAGTGTTTTATGCTACTCTAAACAATTTATTCAAGTGCTCTGGTAGCTCCTGTTCCTATTCGTGATGGAGTAGTTTAATGACAAAAATTAGGCAACCTTTCACTGCCATACACTCTCACTTGAAGCCAAAACAATGACAGCCTGACATATACAGAGACACTTCCGGCTCTGGGCGAGAGTTGCGTTTGTTTTCtcattttcgaaattttaggttttcagttttcgttttattttcatttatttttttttggttcgtCTGCACACCCATAGAACACTTTCGTTCATTGGACAACCATAAACCATGCGCCTCGtacatatttttattgttttgcatTTGGGGTTAGGGCAATTTCTACGGCCATCGACTTTGGGGcctgccagttgccagttgcgaGTCGCAagttgccacttgccaccgCCTGCCATGCATGCCAAATCAGGTGAAAAGCGGTGCCCGCAAAGACGTCGCCCGGTGCATTGCTAAttagataaacaaatttttttgtcgGTACGAGCTGCCAACACTCGCACATACACCCAAACACACGCATAGAGTCTATGGACACTCTTAAACATTGTTGCACGCActgaaattattgaaaagtgAAATAAGCTAAGAAAAGGTGGCAGTGCTTTTGAGCACAAAAGTGTGAATGAGTAATGCTCTTTTTTAAATACTAGAAATGGTTAAAAATATGTGgcagatttttaaataaattaaaatattaaaaaagagTGATTCTTAAGTAAGTTTTTATGTTTCATTTTAATGATATTTACTCTCAATATTCAAAGTTGTCTACTCATTATATCTTAGTTTTTTAAACCCAAATTATTACTTTTTAGTAATcaataatcttaaaaaaactaaaagcaaACTTTTTCTAAAAGCAACACTACCCTGTCATTGATTTTAAGGTGTCGCTGTGATAAATACACAAACAGTTCGATGCTTAGTTTCtaaaaaagaaagtgaaattcgAATGCGGACAGAACGAAGCGCAAAGTGCGCGGCCCAGGCAGCTCCCAACTTGGCCAACATGGCCAGGACCAGgccaacacacacaaaaacaaaaacaaaacagaaacgttcgtaaaaaagataaaaaaaaattaaaaacctgAAAAAGCCTATGCGTTGCAAGACGAACGGCAGCGAGTCATTCACAAGTTGTGATGCTAAACAAATATGACTAATTATGGAGGAACTGACCACTAAACAGTGCCACATAATGCGTCCGTCGTCTCGGTTTGGACGTAGATGGTCCGCCGATGGCCCGGACCATGGACCGGTTACCGAAGGCCCCCAAAACAAACCAAACCAACACCCGCAATTTCGCCAGTTCGTGGAAAAGCGTTCGATTGTATGAATGAAATGCGTTTTACGCGACAAAGTTGCCACCATCGATGGCAATTGGCGGTTGTACACTTAgagatatttatttaattaaaatatatacatttttcatAAAGATATAAgaggaaaatataaatatattagaGTAATTCTTTGCTATTTCTCAGATATTTATGGAATTATTTaaagtaaaatataaaatttttgtatctCTGACTTTTCTAAGTGGCATTTTCACTATTCACGGTGAGTAATACCCCTTGACTATCCCGCAGATCGACTACCCACCGTTTTATCGCAGAAAACGAACAGTGTTGGACGGTTCGGCGTCGGTATGGTCGCCTGCGACATCAAAGACTACACCTTGTGGCGGCCCCGCCCCCGGCAGTTGCACATCAATCGGTTCACCGATCGCAACGGACCGTCTAACTCCGATGCCGGATCGGAGGAGCAGAATGGCGAAGGCGGAGAGGGTGCCGACTGGACTGCCAACGATGGAACGGTCCTGCGTTGGGGTATAGCGCCAGTCAGCCTTATGGCTGACGATTTCGCCACGGCGCTCAGTGTCCTGCCGCCGAACCATCACCGTATCGTGTCCTGTGTGGCAGCCTACCAATCGCATGCTCTGGCCTTCGCGGAGCGTCATCATGTGGAGAATGTGTACACAAGCTTTGAGGATTTGGCCAAGTGTCCAAATGTTGGTAAGAGGTTCCTATGATATTTCAGACTACATGGCGTATGATTAATTTTTACGGATTTTTTCACACATGACatatgattaatttttaatatggCACCCCTATTTTTCCCCTTCAGATGTCGTATACATCTCGCCGCTGAACCCACAGCACTCGGAGCTGTGCCACCTGATGTTGAATCACGACAAGCACGTTCTGTGCGAGAAGCCGCTTTGCATGACCGAGGATCAGGTGAAGAAAGTGCTGGAAAAGGCGCGGGCGCGTCGTCTCTTTCTCATGGAGGGTATGTGGCCCAGATGTGTGCCAGCATACCATTATATACGCCATCAGATCCTGCGGAATCGCCTCGGAGAGCTGCAACATGTGCACTGCACCCTAGGGCTGCCCATTGCTCACAAGTAAGTGGTTACTAtattttactttaatttttaataaatcataattttaataGCCGGCTGGCTCTTTACGGCGGAGTCACTACCGACTTTGGCGTGTACGGCCTTCAGCTGGCTTTGTGGATTTTTCGGGAGGTGCCGCGCAGCATCCAGGTCAGCGGGCGGGTCAACGCGGACAATGTGGACGTGGCAGCAGATATAGAGCTTACTTTTAGCCGCAACCAGATAGCCACCATTGAAGTTACTTCTGAAAAGCGGCTTAGCAATCGGGCCATAATCCAGGGAAAAGATGGGTGCATCAAGGTGAGTTCAAGAGCAAGTGCAAGTTCCATCAATTTTATAACTTGCTTTCCTTAGATGACTAATTATTGGTGTCCCACTCGCCTGGTTACCGAAGAGGCCGACTTTGAGTTTCCGCTTCCGGGGTCGGACCAAGCCCTGCCCACTCACTACCACAACAGACTGGGCATGTGCTACGAGGCCGACGAGGTGAGAAAATGCATCCTGGGGGGTAGGAACGAGAGCGACATGTTCAGTCACAACGAGAGCCTCCTGGTGGCCAACTTGATAGACTCCATTCATGCCGAGCTGGGCGTTGGTAGCTATGCAGTTACCCATAAAGTTCCCGATCTTCAGAAGGAGATCGAGTGTGCCCGGGACATTGTCGAGGATCCCGAGGAGTT includes these proteins:
- the LOC6497366 gene encoding trans-1,2-dihydrobenzene-1,2-diol dehydrogenase — protein: MLKLITLIKSRSKKLGVRCYQNRLPTVLSQKTNSVGRFGVGMVACDIKDYTLWRPRPRQLHINRFTDRNGPSNSDAGSEEQNGEGGEGADWTANDGTVLRWGIAPVSLMADDFATALSVLPPNHHRIVSCVAAYQSHALAFAERHHVENVYTSFEDLAKCPNVDVVYISPLNPQHSELCHLMLNHDKHVLCEKPLCMTEDQVKKVLEKARARRLFLMEGMWPRCVPAYHYIRHQILRNRLGELQHVHCTLGLPIAHNRLALYGGVTTDFGVYGLQLALWIFREVPRSIQVSGRVNADNVDVAADIELTFSRNQIATIEVTSEKRLSNRAIIQGKDGCIKMTNYWCPTRLVTEEADFEFPLPGSDQALPTHYHNRLGMCYEADEVRKCILGGRNESDMFSHNESLLVANLIDSIHAELGVGSYAVTHKVPDLQKEIECARDIVEDPEELASETCRVVQKIDVGETLPPPETQKELAMEATTHTRPTVSQTPP